In Saccopteryx leptura isolate mSacLep1 chromosome 12, mSacLep1_pri_phased_curated, whole genome shotgun sequence, a genomic segment contains:
- the UPP1 gene encoding uridine phosphorylase 1 — protein sequence MALSEAGAKEDENHRDRFVRLCNPHIAAMKEDILYHFSLSTSTHDFPAMFGDVKFVCVGGSPSRMKSFIKYVASELGLDRPGEDYPNICAGTDRYAMFKVGPVLSVSHGMGIPSIAIMLHELLKLLHHARCSGVTVIRIGTSGGIGLEPGSVVITQQAVDACFKPEYEQVVLGKRVVRSTALDTRLVRELAQCSEELKEFPIVVGNTMCTLDFYEGQGRLDGALCSYTERDKQAYLRAAHAAGVHNIEMESSVFAAMCSACGLPAAVVCVTLLDRLQGDQICSPHEVLAEYQQRPQRLVGHYIKKCLATA from the exons ATGGCCCTGTCGGAGGCCGGCGCAAAGGAAGATGAAAACCACAG GGACCGCTTCGTCCGGCTCTGCAACCCCCACATCGCGGCGATGAAGGAGGACATCCTCTACCACTTCAGCCTCAGCACCAGCACGCACGACTTCCCGGCCATGTTCGGGGACGTGAAG TTCGTGTGTGTCGGGGGCAGCCCCTCCCGGATGAAATCCTTCATCAAATACGTGGCCTCGGAGCTGGGCCTCGACCGCCCGGGCGAGGACTATCCCAACATCTGTGCGGGGACTGACCGCTACGCCATGTTCAAAGTGGGGCCTGTGCTGTCCGTCAGC CACGGCATGGGCATCCCGTCCATCGCCATCATGCTCCACGAGCTGCTCAAGCTGCTGCACCACGCGCGCTGCTCCGGCGTCACCGTCATCCGCATCGGCACGTCCGGCGGCATAG GTCTGGAGCCTGGCTCTGTGGTCATCACCCAGCAGGCGGTGGACGCCTGCTTCAAGCCGGAGTACGAGCAGGTGGTCCTGGGGAAGCGGGTGGTTCGCAGCACGGCCCTGGACACGCGGTTGGTGCGGGAGCTGGCGCAGTGCTCGGAGGAGCTGAAGGAGTTCCCCATCGTCGTGGGCAACACCATGTGCACCTTGGACTTCTACGAAG GGCAAGGCCGTCTGGACGGGGCTCTGTGCTCCTACACAGAGCGGGACAAGCAGGCGTACCTGCGAGCCGCCCACGCGGCCGGCGTCCACAACATCGAGATGGAGTCGTCCGTCTTCGCCGCCATGTGCAGCGCGTGCGGCCTCCCGG CGGCCGTGGTGTGTGTCACCCTCCTGGATCGCCTGCAGGGGGACCAGATCTGCAGCCCCCACGAGGTGCTGGCTGAGTACCAGCAGCGGCCGCAGAGGCTGGTGGGCCACTACATCAAGAAGTGCCTGGCGACGGCCTGA